The genomic segment gcattaaacaatagaaatttattttctcgtGCTTCCAGAGGTTAGAAGTCCAAGGTCAGAGCTGCAGTTGATTTGGTTCAAGTATTTTAAGTATCACCTGCATGAGTTGTAGAGTCAGCCTTGGATAGTAATCTCCCTTAAACATTATGACAAATACAGGGGGGTGTTTTGGGGACAGAGGCTATTTTTGTCTTGGTAATCCTGAATTTGTAACTGGATGTATTCAAAACAGTTGTGAGTGAACCCAAATGAAATTTCTCAGATAAGGTTGTAAGTGGTGGCTGGTGCCTCACCCCCATTCAGCACAGACAACCCATTCTTTGGATGTAAAAGTGAAGAGAACTGAATCTGCTATCTGCTCTTCAATCCAAGGGCAATTTtgtgaaactcttagaaaaagttacagtatttaaatataaggaaaaacCACACAGAGTTGTCCAACAATATTACAAAGACGATTAGCTAGTTTCTCTCATTACACTGTAACCCCAGGAAATGGCGAGATTCCTTCTCACTTACATTCCACCCATGAGGCCAGCGTCTTATCTTCACTGTTACAGGTGGAGAGTCTGGGACTGAGGAGGCAAAGGCAGAGAGCTAGGGGGTCTGCATGGACTTGGGCAGTAGGAGAAAGAGCAGGGGTAGGGAAGGAAAGAGCCTGAGCTATGTAAGCTCACAATACAACAAAGAACATTGACACTGACATTGTGGAACAATAATAACACTTACTATACTAAGTCACTAAGATTTGGGGGTTGTTATAGCAGTTAGCCTAACCTGAGGTAAATACCTGATTTATAGGAAAAACTGATTCTATTTCAATAAAACAGCTTTTCTTAGtcaaaaaaaaatggatgaatttcTGCCAAACTTGGAGAGGACATTTAGGACATTTTGATTTGAAATATAGACTACATAGCATAGATGAAATACTCTTGGGTAAagtcttaggagtggaattgataGGGCATAAGGTAGGTGTACATTTAACTgtcaaacagttttccaaagtagttgagtcattttatattcccactcaaagtaattcttctttttttcatttgaagCAGCCCCAatttgaaaagaaagagaaacaaaaattagTCTTAATGAAAATAAGTGGTAATGAATAAAGAGCTTTCTAAATTATTTGGAATAATCAAGAAAACTAGTCTACAAGGCATAGAGCTATCTGACAGCTGATCCTCCAGGCAAATACTTTTGTTTTGATCTTTTGTCTGGAAATAATCTTAGCCACTTAGATCAAAGGTTTTCACAAGATGATTCAAGTAGGGGCCCAAATCCCAAGAGGAGAAGAAGTTACATAAGAACCCTTCAGATTAGCTTTCCACTCTGTTAAATGGAAGCGAGAAGACTCTTCCCACATGGCACACTTGTTTACCGAGCCAGCCCAGCGCTGTGACAAATGAAACTTCTTGATGCCTAACACAGCTCACCCCCAGGCACTGAGTCAGCTTTGTGTCTCCCATGAGCTCTGCTTCAAATAAACAGATCAGAGAACTTTATTAATTATGCACTCTGGGGCATAGGGCTGTGATGGGCACCAGGCTCTGCACACAGCCCCAGTAGCTGGTTTCCAGCTGGCTCACGGCACAGGAGGTATCTCAAAATCCTCTCTGTTTCTGAAACTGTCTCGATACCCACAGTGTTATTTTTGTTGGTTGTACGGGGctcaggaagagaaaatgaaaactataaagccAGAATCTGAGCAAGTCCAGAAGCTGCTCAAGGCAACATTTTTTCTATTAGAAAAACTAAAAGCTGGCAacaaaataaatgttcaaaagTAACAAGTGGTTAAATATAAAGCCCTTCTTCCTCCTCAGCTTGTGGGAATTGTTGTGTGTTTAAGAGCAGGGAAATGACACAATGCGGCCTTAGAAAAACCCTGAGGTGACAGTGTCCGGAGCAGAGGGCCATTCTACATAGACACAGAGTGGCACAGACCCAGACCCTGGGGCTGCAAGTCCACCAGTAGGAAATTATTTCCAGACAATTCAGGACAGGATGGAGCTTGGTCCTGGACAAACTAGTGAATTTCCTTACGACTTTCATTATTTTATGTGTCTTAGATGCCAGggggaaaggaataaaaattccACACTCTTACCCCTTTTTTTGAGTACCAACCACTTACCAGGCACTATGCCAAGCACTTGGCATGCATTAATTGACTTTATCCCCGCAAGAGCCCCATGAAGTAGGTACGATTATCCCCATTTCAAAGATGAGCCCTTCCTCAGGAAGTTAAATAGCTTGTGGAAGTTCCCCCAATGAAAAGGAGGAGGAGTCAGGATCTAAACCCAAGTCCCCTCCTGCAAGCCCTTGCTCCAGACTTCACTGACAGCGTGAGAAGTGTAGAAGGAGCGTCAGTGGGCAGCGGCTACCCTTAGCCGTGGGCAGGGGCACCATGCTCAGATTGAGTAGAAGCTGTgctgaaaaaggaaaatatgtttttcccttTAGCTCTCCTCCTAATGACCAAATGGCTCTCCAGTTTTAGCTTATTTTCCTATGAGAAAGTTTTAATAAAAAGCCTTTTACTGTAAGGATATTGCCTCCCTGAGCCCATGGTCCACAGTGACCAGCTTTTTTTGGCAGTAAGTTTTTCTGCTTTCCCCCTCCAAAACAGGGGGTGCAGCTTCCCTGCTATCTAATTCACTTTTCTAGTTTAAAGGAAACCTACCTTGCCTTTTGTGTTCATTATCCTATTTAGACACATTCTCCAGCACTACAGACAGGTTGTTTTTATAAGCCACACAACAATATATTGCTTCAACAACTATCTATTGTATGTGTTGGGATCTTCTTGACATTAACAGGTTGGAACACACTTGGCTGATTTGCCCTTCATAAGCCACGAAGGTCACCTCTCTGCCAGGATCTGTAATTGGTGagcccttccttctctcctacaAATGCGTCTCTTCCGGAGCCTTTTGCAATCATGGCTCATTTCTCTAGGTTTCATACGGCAGGCATCTGAACGGAATTAAAAGCATAAGCACGTGCAAAAATAATCCACTTCCAAAGATAGTAAATGCTGAGAAGTTCTATATTAGAACACACTGAGTGCTGACTGGCTAGGGCATGATTAACCTAATAGGCTTAAAGTTCCGCTTGCCATCCACATCTGTCAGGACACAAGCAAAGCGCAGGTCCGTAATCCATGAGACTAAGGTCCTTTAGATTGCCGTGCTGCTCACTAACAGCAGAGGGTTCAAAACTTAGGACAAGACGACAGGCGCCACTACCTCTACAGGGCAGGCCAAGGAAGTAAAGGAATTGGCTCCAAGTTTAGGACTTCACACCATGGACTTCAAAGGATTCTGGCCTGAAAATTGCCTGGATGGACAAGTAAGACTGCCTTTTGTTCCCTTTTCAAATATGATTCTTTGAAATTGTCAAGGATGTGGGTAGAGATGCCCCCAAGCTGAAATCATGGGGTGTGCACCTTCCCGCAGTGACATTGTTAACAGCATTGCTAAGAGTGgcatccaattttttaaaaagcccaaaGAAATTTTGCCAGGACATCAGGGTGTCAGTGAAAGATGTTCCATCCCTTTGCCGGTTCAAAGCTCCACCTGCTATGACTCTGGGGCGGCCTTATCCCAGGGACAGAGGCTGGCAGAGGGGCAGCCAGGTCCCAGGTGGACCAGAACTCCAGCTGAAGGTCTTTGTCAGCTCGCAGGAGATCCCGATGCAGGCGAAGGGAAAGATGTGCAAGGACTGATCCCAGAAACCCAAACCTCCCCTTCCCAGTGGAACAAATCACAGGGCCACATGGCTAAGGACATTCCATTCAAGACACGGAGTTCCCATAAGTCACAAGGGACAGCCTTTTCTGGGGAAGAAAGTAATACCCAAGAGACCtccaaatgggaaaaaaagccTGAAGGCCACAGGCCGGGATGCCAAGCTGTTTGTCTTGCCCAGGAGTCTGAAGGTAAAGTGGACTTCCCCGAGGCCCTGGTGAAGGCCCACCAGCATGCTTACACCTATCTGCACACCTGCCTCTCCAAATATGAAGCGATTCTGTGCATCATCCACCAGGCCACCCAGACCCAGGAGCACCTGCAGCCCATGGTCAGCTTCCTGCTGCTGTGCTTTGATGAGGTCAACCGGCTCTTGGGGGAGATCTCCAAGGATGGAGAAATGCTCCTCCAAGAAGTTAGAGAGGATCTGGCTTGGCCGTTGAGGAAAGCAGGGCCCCGGAAGCAGCCAGATCTCCTGCAGCAGCTTCTGCAGTACACAGTCAGCAAGCTGCAGGTGCTCTGCGGCACAGTGGCCTCCCTCACCGGTGGCTTCCTGGAGGGCTCCAGCAGGTACCACCTTGCCACCACAAGCCACCTGGGAAACAAGCTGAGCACAAAGAGGGCCTTGGATGACCGCCTCCTGAGGGCTCTGGGGCAGCTGGAGCACTTGGCAAGTGGCCACAATGACCCTGGGGTGCAGGGCCCACCCTTATCCTCTGAGGACAGTGGCATTGGTGGTGACAGTGAGTCTGTGCAGCTGGCAGACAAGCTGGGCAGGCAAGCCAGCTGGGACTTAGAGCTGGGTCCAAGAGAATGGAGGCCAGTGATTTCACCCACAGTGGAAGCCAGGCTGGCAGGACATACCTGGCAGCAAAGTCCTTTCTGGGTGGGTCCGGACAGCCCCCAGCACTGCCCACTCTCAAGGCCTCCTACAGCAAAGATTCAGCCATCAGCACAGAGGGGAGCCGGGAGTGCCCGCCCCTCCAGCACAGGCCCAGAAAATCCTGCTTGCAGGCCTTTGCAGATGGGCAAAAGCGCTCCGTGTGATTCCCTTGAGACTGGGATCTCCGTGGAAACGCAGCTCTCGAAAGGCTCCAGTGTAATGGACACTCCATCCCTCAGTGACGGCGAGGACAGCagcacagaggaggaggaagacgaAGTCAGCAGCACGAAGCTGTGCCCATGGCAGGAAAATGCTTCCCATGCAAGGCCTCAGTCTTCACCTGCTGGCCCCGAAAGCCCATTTCAGCCCCACCTCAGGAGGCTGAGGAGCTCCCAAGCCCAGGAAATGTTTCTGAAGATGAAGGAAGCAATCAGCAAAAGGATCAAGTTTGTCCCGGCACCCTCTGGGCATGAGGactgggcagaggaggaggagaggaaaatTGTGGCCCCACGAAGACCTAGAACAGTCAATGGCAGCAGGACGGTCCCCATGAGGCAGAGGAGGTCCCAGTCAGAGGTCTTTCTTAAAAGCCACATGGAGGATTCTACCCTCCGGGAGCTGCGAAGGGTCCAGACAGACCTCAGCCAGAGGCTGGAAGCATTCTATGCCCTGGGCGCACAACAGCAGGCTCTGCGGCCCAgagcagcagctctgaggcccggCAGCAAAGGCAGGGTTGCCCCCAGCAACACCATCAGCAAGCTGAAGGCATCCCTCACCAAGAACTTCAGCATTTTGCCAAGTCAGGACAAGAGCATTCTGCAGAAATGCAGTTCCTGCCCCAAGGGTGAACAGCCCTGGCAGGAGAAAGCTGAGGGGCTTCCAAATGCCATCCCATCAGGTGAGAAGGCCTGTGAGGCCCCTGGGGCCAAGGACTGGACTGTCAGTGGCTGTTCCACCAGAACATCAGTCAGGAAACTCATTGAAACTTTCAGCTCCAATGAGACTCTGAGGATGCTGGGAGATTCCAAGGACTCTGGGCCAAGCCCCCGCCTCAGGAAGTGGGGGGTCCCCAGCATGCCTCCCAGATTTCCCATTTACAGGGGACTGGCCCCCTTGTATCCAAAGCCTCAAATTTCTCCAGCAGTAGGCAGAGAATCTCTCAAGGTAGACCCAGGCTGGAGGCCCCTGGCTCCTATTTTTCTGCCTCTGCTTCCAGGAGGAGAGCCCAAGAGTGAGGCCCTCAGCTGTGAAACAGAGCAGGACCCGGAGCATCTCCCTCCACCACCTCTGGAAATCCTGATGGACAAATCATTCGTTTCTCTGGAGCCCCCAGAAAGCAGCAAGCCGGCACAGAGCTCCCTTGAAGGGACCCACGtgccagggctgggaggggctggcCCTGCCCAGAGACTGTGGGCTTCCCCAAAGCCAAGAGCCTCCCTGAGCCCCACTGACCTGTTGCCCAGCAGGAGCACTGCCGCCTCCACCAGGCCCTGTGGCACAGGGCGCGGGAGCGGCAAGGACAGCTGCAATTCTGGAAAGCCGAACCACCCACCAGCAGCCCGCAGAAAGCCAGCAGTGGAGAGCACTGGGGCTCAGGGGCAGGCACGGGCAGGCAAGGCCACAGGCCTCCCCAGGCATCCCCAGCAGGCTATCTCCTGGCCCCACTCCAGCCACACATCTGGGCAGAGCAGGTCCTCAGAACCC from the Manis pentadactyla isolate mManPen7 chromosome 2, mManPen7.hap1, whole genome shotgun sequence genome contains:
- the PCARE gene encoding photoreceptor cilium actin regulator isoform X2 yields the protein MGCAPSRSDIVNSIAKSGIQFFKKPKEILPGHQGVSERCSIPLPVQSSTCYDSGAALSQGQRLAEGQPGPRWTRTPAEGLCQLAGDPDAGEGKDVQGLIPETQTSPSQWNKSQGHMAKDIPFKTRSSHKSQGTAFSGEESNTQETSKWEKKPEGHRPGCQAVCLAQESEGKVDFPEALVKAHQHAYTYLHTCLSKYEAILCIIHQATQTQEHLQPMVSFLLLCFDEVNRLLGEISKDGEMLLQEVREDLAWPLRKAGPRKQPDLLQQLLQYTVSKLQVLCGTVASLTGGFLEGSSRYHLATTSHLGNKLSTKRALDDRLLRALGQLEHLASGHNDPGVQGPPLSSEDSGIGGDSESVQLADKLGRQASWDLELGPREWRPVISPTVEARLAGHTWQQSPFWVGPDSPQHCPLSRPPTAKIQPSAQRGAGSARPSSTGPENPACRPLQMGKSAPCDSLETGISVETQLSKGSSVMDTPSLSDGEDSSTEEEEDEVSSTKLCPWQENASHARPQSSPAGPESPFQPHLRRLRSSQAQEMFLKMKEAISKRIKFVPAPSGHEDWAEEEERKIVAPRRPRTVNGSRTVPMRQRRSQSEVFLKSHMEDSTLRELRRVQTDLSQRLEAFYALGAQQQALRPRAAALRPGSKGRVAPSNTISKLKASLTKNFSILPSQDKSILQKCSSCPKGEQPWQEKAEGLPNAIPSGEKACEAPGAKDWTVSGCSTRTSVRKLIETFSSNETLRMLGDSKDSGPSPRLRKWGVPSMPPRFPIYRGLAPLYPKPQISPAVGRESLKVDPGWRPLAPIFLPLLPGGEPKSEALSCETEQDPEHLPPPPLEILMDKSFVSLEPPESSKPAQSSLEGTHVPGLGGAGPAQRLWASPKPRASLSPTDLLPSRSTAASTRPCGTGRGSGKDSCNSGKPNHPPAARRKPAVESTGAQGQARAGKATGLPRHPQQAISWPHSSHTSGQSRSSEPSLARSTRGPPSPEAKRQSQERSSLLVRKASPTKAHWMLRKLPSLPATHSPVQSSVPSVHSSPSPPVSPLASPRVLSPPTMKKGAFLTPPPSLPLVSPPTHHEVFSPQTQNTEASSPSSGPTLSLTASPTQGCKETRGAEDGQAAVAKASENTRSVFCPATPSLFEAKWPFSTAHPFSAPSLPPEAGGPHGTPTGCWRSSSGPRLRGDSRRGMALCALNPQPFVRRTVSDRRPGFRLPLPVPGLTSSTRESQRGQSSSSEESLKDPEPRSSSWRSEPKGSSRGASPPELCILGHGLQREASAGHPQDQPQQKEEA
- the PCARE gene encoding photoreceptor cilium actin regulator isoform X1, yielding MGCAPSRSDIVNSIAKSGIQFFKKPKEILPGHQGVSERCSIPLPVQSSTCYDSGAALSQGQRLAEGQPGPRWTRTPAEGLCQLAGDPDAGEGKDVQGLIPETQTSPSQWNKSQGHMAKDIPFKTRSSHKSQGTAFSGEESNTQETSKWEKKPEGHRPGCQAVCLAQESEGKVDFPEALVKAHQHAYTYLHTCLSKYEAILCIIHQATQTQEHLQPMVSFLLLCFDEVNRLLGEISKDGEMLLQEVREDLAWPLRKAGPRKQPDLLQQLLQYTVSKLQVLCGTVASLTGGFLEGSSRYHLATTSHLGNKLSTKRALDDRLLRALGQLEHLASGHNDPGVQGPPLSSEDSGIGGDSESVQLADKLGRQASWDLELGPREWRPVISPTVEARLAGHTWQQSPFWVGPDSPQHCPLSRPPTAKIQPSAQRGAGSARPSSTGPENPACRPLQMGKSAPCDSLETGISVETQLSKGSSVMDTPSLSDGEDSSTEEEEDEVSSTKLCPWQENASHARPQSSPAGPESPFQPHLRRLRSSQAQEMFLKMKEAISKRIKFVPAPSGHEDWAEEEERKIVAPRRPRTVNGSRTVPMRQRRSQSEVFLKSHMEDSTLRELRRVQTDLSQRLEAFYALGAQQQALRPRAAALRPGSKGRVAPSNTISKLKASLTKNFSILPSQDKSILQKCSSCPKGEQPWQEKAEGLPNAIPSGEKACEAPGAKDWTVSGCSTRTSVRKLIETFSSNETLRMLGDSKDSGPSPRLRKWGVPSMPPRFPIYRGLAPLYPKPQISPAVGRESLKVDPGWRPLAPIFLPLLPGGEPKSEALSCETEQDPEHLPPPPLEILMDKSFVSLEPPESSKPAQSSLEGTHVPGLGGAGPAQRLWASPKPRASLSPTDLLPSRSTAASTRPCGTGRGSGKDSCNSGKPNHPPAARRKPAVESTGAQGQARAGKATGLPRHPQQAISWPHSSHTSGQSRSSEPSLARSTRGPPSPEAKRQSQERSSLLVRKASPTKAHWMLRKLPSLPATHSPVQSSVPSVHSSPSPPVSPLASPRVLSPPTMKKGAFLTPPPSLPLVSPPTHHEVFSPQTQNTEASSPSSGPTLSLTASPTQGCKETRGAEDGQAAVAKASENTRSVFCPATPSLFEAKWPFSTAHPFSAPSLPPEAGGPHGTPTGCWRSSSGPRLRGDSRRGMALCALNPQPFVRRTVSDRRPGFRLPLPVPGLTSSTRESQRGQSSSSSEESLKDPEPRSSSWRSEPKGSSRGASPPELCILGHGLQREASAGHPQDQPQQKEEA